AGGAAATGAAGCATCAAGTCAGGATAAGGCGAAATCCATGATTTTCCTTCGCCATCATCTCGATGAAGGATTAAAAAGTGAATATTTAACCTTGAAAGATCCATTTCAATTATGAACTAGTTTGAAGGAACGATATGACCACCTAAAGGCCACGATATTGCCAAGAGCTCATCGTGAGTGGATGCACTTACGGCTACAAGATTATAAGACCATAAGTGAATATAATTCTACTGTATATAGAATAATTTCCCAACTAAAATTATGTGGGGAACCTATAAATGATGAGGACATGCTGGAATATTCTGAGTTAATTTCATGCCTTTTGATGGCTGAACAACATAATGctcttttaataaaaaattatgaaaCCCGCCCCACTAGATCAGCTCCATTTCCAGAAGCGAATCTGGGAACGATAGATCCAAagtctgaaaaaaataaaataattatcgtGGCCTTATAAATATACGTGGGCGTGGCAAAAGGCAAAATAATAATTGCCATGGTGGTGGTCGTTATAAacaagagaacaataagggttctcagaaTAATCCTTCAAAAGGAAAAGGTAATGTTTGCCACCGATGTGGTATGAAAAATCATTGGGCATGAATTTGTCGTACACCTGAacattttgtcaaactttatGACTTTATCAAGCATCTATAAAAGGGAAACAAATAAAGTTGAGACTCACTTGACTTTTCAAAATGACGTTGAGGCGGGCCCTATGAATAATCATGATAAAGTTGAAGCAAACCTTGCctataaagatgatatttttgaaggccttgcagatattactcatttagaagctgGAGACTTCTTTGAGCATCATAACTGAAGACTTATTATTGGGTAAAATAATAAGAATAAATGTATTTCTTtttatgaagttcatattttgaataaaactttttatgttgtcagtatttaatttcataaatgtagtttcttttgttcttaaatttttcaatattacttatgatgtatttttttcttcttcttgaagAATATGAAAACTTCCCAGTCTTCAGTTGGCCGTATaaataataaagaagaaatatgtcTTTTGGATAGTGCTACGACGCACACCATATTAAAAGATaagagatatttctcttatttaattatgaaagaagccaatatcataacaatatctggtagtacaaaattaattgagggcTCTAGAAGAGCGACTATATTACTACCAGGAGGAACTATATTGTTTGTTAATGATGCATTATATTGTAGTAGGTCTCAAAAaaacttgttgagtttcaaagatattcgccaaaatggctatcatattgagaccaccaatgaaggaaaggttgaatacctttatattactataataaaaGCGGAAAAGAAGTATGTGCCTGAAAAGCTTCCCGCATTTTCCTCCAGATTATACTACACTAATATTAGTGTAGTTGAATCACatccttcgggacctcaaccaataattccaacaagtcatatatcactatctgaacttagtcgaacctccggaacacccaaaacaacaccaaaacaccaaatcaacctcgaattcaaggctaagaacttctaaacttccaaaatttgccaacaacgtcgaaacctatcaaaccacgtccaaatgacctcaaattttgtacacacgtcacaaatgacactacgaacctactccaacttccggaattccattccgatccCAATACCTAATTTTCCACCGTCGACCAAAAtcgtcaaatttctaactttcgccaattcaagcctaattctaccacggacctcgaAATTATATTCCGGATACATTCCTatgtctaaaatcacccaatgagtTCGTTTATTCATAATTCAACTTCCGATTgatttttctaacttagctttctaactaacggactaagtgtctcatttcactccaaaattactccggacccaaacctatcaactcgatacaactcaacaccgttgaacaacacataaagaagcaggaatgagaaaaatagggctataactctcgaaacgactggccggatcgttacaccgAGTGAGCAATAAACGAGGAGCTCGACTTATTTTGGGAACTGTGGCCGCTGAAGCATTGACGAGCTCATCATTTAGCATTGCAGGGAGTGGGTGTATCTGCTTCATTATCTTTGTCGTGTCATTCAAGTCATTTAATGGCCAAGTCATTTAGTAAATAAgtgaataataaaatattataaaagatAATGACATTGACACTAATTGAGGGGTTGGGTGCCATTGTAGATAGCATTTGCAATTTTTTTAAAATGCTATGGATGATTTTTGACAAAAAGTTTTACGGAGGATAAATGTAAACAGCTTTTAATAGTACGGAGGTAAATCTGGACCTTTTCCCatgtataaaatataaaatttaaggacACTTGCAAATTCTTATTTGCTTGAGAATGGAGCATGTATAAAAACCCTTGCTACTGTGAAGGCCTATTGTGGAACTTAATAATCTAATTACTAATAACTTAATGAATAACGAGTTGGTTACACACTGTCCACTAATTTGTTCTGAAAATCTGTTTGATCCAATACAGACGTGGttcaagaataaaataaaaaatactacGACTTATTGCttgtaataattaataatttccGTCTATTTTTTTCTATATGCTTTATCCTTAGGTCACATCCTATAAatgtattttatatattttttatattcacATATCACTACAATTGTTGAGTAAAAAAGAGTACATTTCGCAGAAAACGATCAAAATACCGGGTTGCTTGAATCATATTATAGGAATATTTATTGTAAGTTACCCAGTGTCAAATCCTGGAATTTGGTTGTTGCTAATTAATCATTGTATATTAATCTTGACATTAGTTGTGCTGCAATTGGCATATTGGTCTATTCCCAAAATTAATGTAGAATAACATTATGATGATATGGGCATCGGTTGTTTCACATACTTATTATGTGGGTATTATAACGAGAGATTGTTAAGCATTGATTAATAATAGAGGGATATATGATTGTTATACAtaaaaactttaaaataataattctGTCTTTAAATAGTTTAAATCTCACATTGCTACTACATGTATCCTCAACTTTGGTTGTCCACGAGCAATTTATGTTGAATTAACTCCTGTGAATTGATATCCAATTTCTTATAAAACCATCATACTTAGGTGGTCTGAtggaaatttgaaatttaaacATTGAATAAATCATGAATCTTTTATGGAACGTTACCAGCTAGAGTTTGGACTTTTTAAAGTTGAGAGAAGGCTCTTTTGAAGGTAAAATGCGCTGAAATGAGTGCATTTTTGGTAAAAAGAGGGAtatgtaaaaaaaataataacaattgGTTTAATTGGTTTGTTTAGATTATAAAGGAAATGGGAGCGTATACATGTCTAAACAGAAAGTTCTATTTTTATATTTGTCTTTTCTACTTTTCTTGCCTTCACTATAACTTTGAATTTAAATGGAATAATGAAGAAAAATTCTTTTACTTCTCTTCCAATCATGGGATATGACAAGGTGAATTAATACTTCACCTCTAGTTTGATCAAACTATTTTAATTTAATAGAATAGTCGTACATTtgttatgtatctacacccaacGTATTTGTTTGTCACCATACATCAGTCTTTAATCACATTGAGTCAACAAATCAAGACACTTGAGATATAGGAATCAGCTTCGTCACTGATAAGACATCACCTTTCCTCCTTTCTCTTTTTTTAGGTGAAACAAATATATGGGAGCTCGTACAAGCTAAAGTAGGGATATACATATAATCACCAAATTATTTTTGATTGTTCAAGATTTATTTATCAAAATGCTTTTCGTTGAAAAACAAAAGATCCCTTACtccaaaaaaacttgaattctgtcCCCCATTGTATCCTGAAAATCCAACAACTGTTTCCCTCCCTcttctaaagttgcatcatccaACAGAGCTTTGATGTTTACACCTACCAATGCTGTATAGAAAAAATACATGCTAAACTTTTCAGCAATACGTTCATAAATAATTGACTTTCAAAAAGCATTGCCAACCACTtaagggctcgtttggtacgagggataaggGATCATTAATCCTGAGATTAAATTTCAGATGAGTTTATCCCACGTTTAGTTGGAATAAAATCGTGGTATAACTAATCCCGGGTTCCCCATGGGAGGGTGGGATAACTAATACCGGGATAATTAATCACGGGATAACTTGTTTTCCAACCAAATGACCCCTAAGAGAACAAACATACCTGGAACTATGTTTGTGATTCCTTCCAAAAATCCAGCCTGAGGAAATGAGATAAGTGTTCAAAATTTTAGAAAACCATTGATCTTGATGCAACAAATAATGACTATACGCTTCCATGCTCCATAATTGATCATGTATAAAGATGAACCTTAAGAAACCACATAATGCTGAGGAGAACACAAACATAAAGCTAAATAAAAAAGGTACCTCATATGTTATCTTGTAGATACCTCCCACAAGAAAGACAATATTAGTGACACAAAGAAAAGGTTCCTAAGTTAAAGCACATGAGTTCGATCTTCTCTAGTTAAGAAATGGCTCTGGTGCATTCCTTAGGAGCTCATAACTGCTAAAATAAGTATGGATCCAACAAAATGGTTGGAACACGGTTTGTCGCCAATATCAGTTATTCAAAACGAAGGAATTATTGTCTCTTAAAAATGAAATACTTGCAGTAAAACCTGGAATCCAGAACTTCTTGGACATATTTACTTGCAAAAAAACATTTTGACACTATATTTGATATCAAAGGCGAGGAGTCTTTTCACATAGCTTATAATGTAGATGAAATGGCATCCCTTATATTTAAAGCATTTTCTTTAATTATTGGCCTACCAAAGAGAACACCTCTAACCTGTTACAGTCATAAAGCTCGTGAACATTCTATAGCCAAACTAATAACCcattttataattacatttgctgACACTCTGGGGATTGACCCCCCTCCCCCCTAAATGAGTTCACTGCCACCCAGGCGGGTGTTTCAAACTATTTCAGAAAGAAAAAAAGCAGATCTTACAGTTTAGCTGGTTCACAAAGCTCGAGTATAATGCTTGAATCCATGCAGCAGAACAATTTCGGTGGGCAGAGTACACATGTTAGCATTACAAGGTTTAAATCAACAAATCTTCAAAGTGATTTACCTAACTGATCTCTCTTGAAAAGTCATTGTTAAATTGTCTTATTCTTTATCTTTTTTGGTACCTCGAGACAATATCAATTATGCTAATGCTAGTGTGTGCCCTTCAAGCATGCATCATAAACTGTAAATATTCTCTTAAACATTAATAGCTTTTGGGTGTGTTTGGCAAGAAGTTTTtcaatttttccatgtttggttggcttaaatgttttggaaaaccTTTTTcttatgaactcattttcctcccaattggaggaaaatattttccttatcaagagaagagaaaatattttccaaaacttcttctcaaccttccccaccctCACCCACCCACCCCACACCCTCACACCTACCCACCTAACTCCACACCCTCTCTCCAaaaagacttttttttttttcaaatttcatttttttttccgtCACTACCCACCTTACAACccggcaaaaaaaaaaaaaaaaaaattttttttggtaatttcaaatttctgttttttcgtttttctgcaccacccacctCCACCCCACTGCTCCCCACCCCGCACAAAAAAAAgtttctttttttactttttttttgtaattttcaaatttctgttttttttttctgcaccacccaccccctcccccaccccgcacatttttttttttttttactttttttttgtaatttaaaatttctgttttttcgtttttctgcacacccaggaaaaaaaaatatttttttatatattttcagttttagttttttcatctttcggttTACAGATTCGAAATTTTATAAGTTCCAAAGTTATGAAttcggaggtttatgtgtttggaagtttacgggttcgaaattttgcggtttcgaaagtttagcggttcagaagtttatgaaatttgtgggttcgaaaggttgttggttcgaaagtttatgacttcatgtttattgtatctaaattatttatgaatactcttgagaagttattttccttaatttgcgtaccaaacaccagaaaatgaataagattactacttgttttccaagaaaatattttcttggaaaacattTTCCGTTATACAAACACACCCTTTGAGTTAACTAATTTCATATACTTAATAGCTGAAAATAAAACAAATAGCATATCATTCTCATTCTCGAAAACAATAAGAGTAAGAGAATAACTTACAGGAATTCTGATATCTAGCTTTTCGGATCCATCTCTTCCAGTAATTTTTACTCTTAATTTCCGAGACCAGATCCCTGAGAAATTTCCTTTTGCACCCTCTCCAGGAAATTTGTCATACACCTCAGGAATCAGTACCTCAACAGGGCTCTGTGGTATTTGACCCCTCTGTTCTGTATCAGCTGGGATGCCAGGTTGAACACCATACTCGTTGCTTCTTGATGAGAAATTGCCTGAAATTAAAATGTGGAAATGGGGTAAAATAAATGTCTTCGGATCTGTACTAAGAGGATCTGCACAAGACCTGAATCCAAATTGACTTTTCAAATACTTAGCCTATTTGACAACTTTGCTCACCTTTCAGAGAAGGAAGTTGGCTGCTTGTTGTTGCATAACGCTTCTCTTCTTCATAGTAGGTATTGAAACCTAGAATTTCTTTTAGCTCTTCAAATGAAGGCATGCTTCCAGGTGAAGGTATCCGACCTCCTTTAATGGCAGATAGTGCATCCTGAAGATGTCAGTAACTGGTTAACAGAGCaactctttctttttttttaaatgtcGTGCAGAAGAAATTTTTCTAGGCCAGCTGTCATGGGGTCTATAACTCAAGCCAGTCGTTGGCAAAGGATTAATTTTTTCCACTTAAAAGCTAATTGTGTGGGGAGATATGCAGCTATTTTTGTTTCAAGTTTTCTTTTGTCCACATCCTGGAGAAATTGCaggatgaaaaaaaaaaatagaattagaaACAATATAAAGAAAACCAATGACTGACTTCTTACACATGATGACTTACTCAGTGAAGCCCTTCCACGCCTCAGAAAGATATGCTTGATTTAATGGAAGAACAGCAAGCTAAATGCATCTTGCTGGTCTATATAAAGAGTCCTCTAGAGAGAGCCATTTCTTTGCATGTTGCCTAAATACTTCTTCCACGGTAGAACAATCGGGGAAGGGTATTTTGATTGTTTGCTCAACACTCTAAACCACAAACTACATAAACATTTACTATAGCTTTATAGCCTCTCACTGCATAGTACTCTGCTGCTTATATACCTTGTTCTCAATGCTTGCTCCACATTGTCCAAAAAGTGCAACTTCTCACAGTATAAGAAACGTTGAGATGACtaaatctaaaaaataaaaaataaaaagagaaaaagaaagaagaaaatatattCCTCAAGTAGGGAAGCAGAAGGGGCagtttgttggtaagtgatttcCGTCCTCAGAAGTTATTCTCATGGGGCCACCGTCATACTTGCTTTAAGGGTGGAAAAGGaaattctgggttgatttgatctATAGCGCAGTGTATTGTTTCTATGTGTATACTCCAGGATGCACCTAACTGTAAAACCTGAATGAAGAAGCAAAAATGCTGTAAGAAAAGATAATACGAAGTACAAAATCTAACCTGCATTGCACATATTGATACCCCCATCAAGGAAAGTGGATATGCCACAATTTTGTATCCAAGTTCCTCAAGTTCAATAGGAGTGAGTATTGGCGTTTTACCACCACCTTCAAGCATATTTGCCTGGATGCAATTGTATAAGCCTTATCAGAAATGTTTGAACCAAATGGATGCTGGAAGTTTCTCCTGTATAACAAAACTCAAAGCCCCGACCATGAGAAAGATTGATCACAACTACTTCATTCTGAGACAGAGGCATACGGACACCACCAAGTAGAATAGATATATTACAGTGGAGCTTTCTATATTAGAACAATATAAACATGCTACCCAATGCAAAATCTGGGAAAGAAGgcataccatcttcggaaccagTGGATAGACATCACAGAAAGCTTTCAtctcttctatggaagcaagagCATCAATGAACAGAACATCAGCTCCAGCATCAGCAAGAGCACGTGCCCGCCAAAGTGCTTCCTCAAAAGAGACTGCTTGACGAGAATCAGTACGTGCCACAATCACAATGTCAGATCCACTTTCCTTTCGAGCATCAACAGCCGCTTTGATTCTCATTATTGCTTCCTCTCTAGAGACGACCTTCCTGCCACGTGTATGACCGCATGCTTTGGGAGAAACCTACAGAACAGCATCATACACGATTAAGTCCGAAAACAAGGTAGAGGTGGGAAAAGGGgattcacaaaaaaaaaaacgaaTTTTCAGGCTTTCAGCTATATGCTGTAAAGGATTTAACTTTTGACATAAGTATTAATTAAGCCAAAAATACACAAAGCAGGGAGAAAGTACAACTTTTTGGATGAATAAAAGTATTAGATAAAGCCGGGAGAAGTATAATACATGAAGTTTGAATGTTAATTACAATTCAGTAAATTGCAATTCTGCTCATTGCTAAATGCTTCACCTTAATTTGAGTCCTAAACAAGGGAAAGCGGCCATCTCTAATAGCATGTACAACAGCTAAAAGTCAACCACAGAAACGTTAAGTTTGGCAAGAATGTCGTTCTAGCACAGTAGTTTTTGTCTATATAGGTCTTATAAATTATAATCTGTACTATGAAACCTAAAATATTTACATCCTGGAGCGCTAGCTTAGATTTAtaatcaaaatccgaaattttgcAGTTTGTGAGATGACTCATTTGAAATCTTTGGAGTTAAGTCCATGAAAATCAATATATTTAATATCTATAACCAAGTTATCTAAAGTCGATTGACTTGTGACTTGATTACTGGACATTTCTAAATACGAATGTACAACTGTTATTTACATGAATGGtaagagagagaaaaaagaaaggaagaacaTGAAAACTTATTCATGATACTAACTCAATAACCAAAAAGATTCAGCAAGAGGTACGGCAGAAAGAGGAAATGACAATGGTGGAGGGTGGGTGTGAAATATATACATTTCTTTCTGTTGTTTGGATTGAATAAAAGATGGGGAAGGAGGAGGTTACTCATTTGCTTTCTGATTCAACTAAGTAAGTGTGTCCAATAGAAGTTACATTCTTTGACACAATGTTCCTTACAAATCATACACGAGAAAGGAAAATTCTGAAACTCCAGGTTCCTTTTTACTACCCCCTCTCAAATCAAAGTGTAAAGAAACAAGACCATTAGGTGAAGCTAAGCATGCTGAGTCAATCTCTCTGCTCGTGGAATTCCAAAAAATTGCCAAAGCAGTAGAAATCTCTTGGAGACAGAAGTTCAGATTTTAAGGAAAAAGGAGGGAAACATGAACATGAAGTCTCTCACTAAATGGAAAATGCACATAAGAGATGCAACCAAATAGACAAGCTGAAATTTAAATGGCACTTCTATTGACAACCCAGTGGAAATCAAGGAACTTGTCAATTTCTATAACTTTTATAGAGGAGAGGAAAAATGGGGTCCAGCCTTCAAAAGAGACAGCATTTACAGATTAATTGAGGAGGAAAATGAACATCTGCTAACACCATTTCAAGGGGAGAAAATAGAAAAAATCATAAAGAGTGAAATGAAACAAGAATACTCAGGCAAACAGTAGAGGATAAAAAAGCAGACCGACACAAACCTGATCTTCGAGGATTATTCCTCCAAAACCTGCTCTAATATATCCTTTCACAGTTCTCTTGACATTCATGGCGTTACCATATCCATTATCTCCATCTCCAATTACTGGTATGGACACTGCTTGTGTGATTTCTTGACCTTGAGCCACCATCTCTCCATAAGAAATTAGTCCTGTATCTGGCACTCCTAATCGTGTGGCAGATATTCCAAAACCTGACAGATGTTTTACAGATATTAGCTAAGAAAGAACATATTATAAGTATTTGGCCAACACACTATAAATCCATTCTTAGTTAAAGCAGAAGATTGAAACACTAATGCAGTGAATCTTCTAATACAACACTTAAGTTAATTTCCAGTACCTACAGTCTGTAGAGACAAGACACACCTCAACGCCTCCACGAGCTGCCCCAACAGCAGAATGGTTGGAGCTGAGATTCCGAGGTACTGGATGGACAAACTAGCAACACTGTGAAGCCATTAACCAGGCAGTATGCCTAAACCTAGCAAGAACTACAAAAGATGCTTATAAATTCTTTTAATTCCACAATTAACTTAAGAGCAAAAAAGTCTCACCCTAGGCTTATCTCATGACTTCATATTTTACTAGCTAATTAAAAGAAAGAAACTTTTGTTACACGACAAGATCCACTTATACGGGCTTGGGCATTTTATTTCACATGAGAGAGGTAGTTTTTAGACAGAGAAGAAAGAATGGACAGTTTAGCGAGGAAGCTGCTCTTTTCACACCCTGCATTACCATTTTGAGATTTTTTATATGAGTTGCTTGAGCACTTTTGGAATTTGTTTACGGACTAGCCATAAATTGCTTGAGCATTGACAAGTAGTTTGAGCTCTTCCTTACTGGAGAAACTTCCATCAAACTAAGCAAATTAAAATATGCCACAAAAAATTTCATGAAATTCAATAGGGAGGACGAATTTTGTAGCAAAGTTCTGACTTTCCCTTGGTATTTGCTCATCACTATCATGAGAAATTCATATCAACTCCTGAAAGATATCAGAAAATCATTCTGCAGCCAAGAGGTTAATGGCTCTATCTGTTGTCTTCAATAtccaacaacaacatacccagtataatcccacaagtggggcctggggagggtagagtgtacgcatacCTTTCCCCTACCTGGAGAGGTAGataggctgtttccgatagaccctcggctcaagataaggtggaagaagatgaagttccgatagaccctcggtcaAGATAAGgtggaagaagatgaagttccgatagaccctcggctcaagataaggtggaagaagaagaagaagaagaagagggggAGAAAGAAAGACGAGGGAGACAAAAGACGATAAggaaaaagaggagaaaaagtAGCATCAGATAGTAACAATCAGGGAGCAACAATTTCCAGTAAAAGGGAGAAAGAGTAGCATCAAATAGTAATAATCAGGGAGCAATAATTTCCAGTagcaattttaaaaaataatggaCGAGGTTGCTAAGTACCAGATATAATAACAAACTAAAAGGAAGTAACTTTCAACCAACAACAAGAATATTACTAGTACTACTGGTAAACCTAAGAAAAACTCACAACTACTTGTCAACCCACCAcattaatcctcgacctccacaccttcctatcgctAGTCATGTCCTCGGTTAGATGAAGCACcgacatgtcctgcctaatcacctctccccaatacttctttggcctacccctGCCCTTCCTCAAGCCTGccatggtcaacctctcacacctcctgactGGGGCATCTATGTCTCTCCTTCTCACATGCCCAAACCATCGCAGCCTCGATTCCCGCAACTTGGCTTCCACGGATGCCACTCCCACCTTatccctaataacttcattcctgaTCTTGTCTTTCCTGGTAtgtccacacatccatctcaacatcctcatttcagctacgctcatcttctggacatgggacttcttgacgggccaacactcagctccaTACAACATAGCCGGTCTAACCACCATCCTGTAGAATTTTCCCTTAAGTCTaggcggcacattcttatcacataaaaccCCCGAAGCTAGCCTCCATCTCATCCAACCCGCTCCAATGCGGTGggtaacatcctcgtcaatctccccgttGCCTTGGATTATAGAcctaagatacttgaaactatctcTCGTGGGAATGACTTGGGTATCAATCTTTACTTCCACTTCTTTTTTATGCCTCTcatcactgaacttgcactccaagtattcagtTTTcgacctactcaacttgaaacctttagactccagcgACTGTCTCCAAACTTCCAACCTAGCGTTAACAcccctcgcgtctcgtcaatcagaactatgttgtcagcaaataacatacaccatgacaCCCTCCCTTGTATGAGTCGTGTCAGCACATCCAACGCTAGGGCAAACAAAAACGGGCTAAGGCCTcatccctgatgcaaccccatctccACAGGGAAATGTTCCGAGTCTCCTCCCGCAATCCTCACACGTGTCTTAGCACATtcgtacatgtccttaatcaccctaatgtacgcTACCGGGACTCCGctaacctccaaacatctccatagcaCCTCCCTCAGGGCTGTCATAAGCCTTCTCAAGGTCAATGAACACTATGTGCAAGCCTTTTTTCCTCTCCATATACTGCTCCACCAATTGTCTCACAAGATGAATGGCTTATGTAGTTGACCGTCCCGGCATAAATCCGAACTGGTTCTCAGAGATAGATACACATGTCCTCACTCTCTGCTCCACCACCCTTTCCCAAACCTTCATAGTGTGACTCAGCAGCTTGATACTCCTATAGTTGTTGCagttctggatatcacctttgtttttgtacaacggaatcatcaaactccacctccaatcttcgggcatcttcttcgtcttGAAAATGACGTTAAACAGGCTagtaagccactccaagcctaCCCTACCCGCtactttccaaaattccaccagGATCTAGTCAGGCCCAGTCGCCTTACCCTTGCCCATATTCCGTATTGCCACATCAACCTCCTCACACTTAATACGCCTACAAAACCCAAAATCTCTCCGACTCTCTGAGTTCTCCAACTCGCCCAGCACGATGTTCCTATCCCCCTTCCTCGTTTAAGAGTCTATGGAAGTACTCCTGCCATCTACGCCTGATACACGCCTCTTCCACCAATACCTTACCATTttcgtctttgatgcacctcactcGATCCAGGTCCCGAGCCTTTCTCTCCTTAATCTTGGCTAACTTGTATAACTTCCTATCCCCTCCTTTGCCCCCAAGATCCTCATACAATCTTTCAAAAGCTGCAGTCTTAGCCGCCGTAACCACAAGCTTCGCCTCTCTCCTTgccttcttataacactccctatACAACCTCTGCTCTTCCTCGAATGTGCTCCCCCCTAGCTTCAAATACGCCGCTTTCTTAGCTTTCACTTTTCCTTGGACCTCCCAATTCCACCACCAGT
This sequence is a window from Nicotiana tomentosiformis chromosome 5, ASM39032v3, whole genome shotgun sequence. Protein-coding genes within it:
- the LOC104085884 gene encoding uncharacterized protein, giving the protein MKSAAIFRSFSNLPSGQTPNSAHRRVAERLLLLPKPSPSLPKKVGSSSSSSSKARSKTSACDTISASYGDKESDSVSSNEYTSPAKALRKLLESPGIHQGPACFDALSAKLVERAGFDFCFTTGFGISATRLGVPDTGLISYGEMVAQGQEITQAVSIPVIGDGDNGYGNAMNVKRTVKGYIRAGFGGIILEDQVSPKACGHTRGRKVVSREEAIMRIKAAVDARKESGSDIVIVARTDSRQAVSFEEALWRARALADAGADVLFIDALASIEEMKAFCDVYPLVPKMANMLEGGGKTPILTPIELEELGYKIVAYPLSLMGVSICAMQDALSAIKGGRIPSPGSMPSFEELKEILGFNTYYEEEKRYATTSSQLPSLKGNFSSRSNEYGVQPGIPADTEQRGQIPQSPVEVLIPEVYDKFPGEGAKGNFSGIWSRKLRVKITGRDGSEKLDIRIPAGFLEGITNIVPALVGVNIKALLDDATLEEGGKQLLDFQDTMGDRIQVFLE